The genome window AGCTGGGGCTTCTTTTCCTCTGACTGGGAGGCAGTACATGCCTCATGTTAGTTGTGTCATCGGCAGGAATACATGTACTGCTACGTATTTTCATCTCACTCAACCTATCATCTCTGCTGGCAAGCCCCTCATCACTGACCTGAGCAGCTCCTTGCTGTCATGTGCACAAGGGCTGTGATTGATCATCATGTGCTGTAGTTTCTATTTTGAACACATAATCCTATATAGTTCTGGGATGTAATGATACATTAATAATGAGCTTAGCCAGGCTGTCCTGGAAACCACTGGAAAAAGCTCCGGCCCAGGCAGCATCTCgctgtggaaagaaaagggaagtggTCTTTTCAGGAATCACTGTTTACTCAGGACCACAAGAGGAACTATCCTGAGCTGAGGCAGAAACTTAGGAAGTATTTAGTCTTTCTGTCTTGTGGCAGCCCCCTTTAAACACTGGGTGCTGGAATATTCACCCTGGGATCAGACAGACCACCCTCACTATGTTCcctgaggcagggaaggagaactGGAGGTTTAGGATGAGTCAAAcaactactattttttttttacaccttttctttcattaaatatgCTGGATGATTTATATATCATTTAATGAAGACATGAATTTGGTGGAGGTGTATTAGCTGGTGAGAAATGACTGAATGTCCAAACAAATACCACTAGCTAGTCCCACCCTACAACAACTTACAGGCTTCCTGAGTCCTCACATCCATCCTCCTCTTACCAAGATGGTTCAGTCCCATCCCCAGGTGACTCATCCTGTGCCCATCTTCGCTCACACTGCTCCCTGAATGCCCTCCAGCTGGCTGGAATTCTCCTGTTGAGTCTTTTAAAAACCATTCAGTACTTTCTGGCAGCTTTTGGGGTGGCAAAGCTGGGGCAGGGATGAACTGCATTACTGAGATCCTGGAAACTGGTGCTGGAACCAGTGAGCCCTGAGATCCCTCATGGTGCCTGTCCTGTTGAATGTCTGAAGAGTGCATTTCAGTTTGGATTCTTCTCCCAGCCCCTTTGCCTGGTGGTAGACTGAATGTATCTGTAAACTGAATGTATCTCTCCCCGTGGAGCAAAGAGATGTCTGTATTGTGTCCATCTCTGTAAGCTCACACAAACCATtgctttttgcagcatttctgctcaTGCTTGTTTTGTAGAGCTGTGTTGGTTTCTTTAAGCACGTTAATGCAAATGCTCCGTAGGAGTCAGGGATTTACATGGAACAACTCTCAAAGAACAAGCAGATCCAATACAAAAGGATTTTTGCTAGTTCATCTATGAAACTGAATGCCCAGCTTTAAACTCTGTTTTTCCATCTTTCACCCTTGAGTGGCTTGATGGATCTTGGTCCATTtgaggaagatgatgatgacAGTGAATCATAGCCATTCAGAATGAGGCAGCAAGACTCCTCACAGTTAAAGGTTTACATTGGGCATTCAATTTCATAGATGAAGTGGCTGAGACTGGAAGAAACAGTAATTTGTTCAGAAAAGCCACCCTCCAAAAAGCCAGCATTGCCTCCAGCTGGCAGTTCTGATTGACCTTGCTTCTGTCTCTTCGTTCTCTGTGCTATATGTGCAATCTTTGTGTatttaaatcacatttatttatttattaaatctCTGCATGCCTCCCCCACTACTGTATTACATTTTATGAGGAAACTTGTGCTGCTGTGTGTTGAACCCAGTCGCCCCATGTGTGCAGCTGAGagcactgagcagagcagggtaTTAAGCAATCGGTGATGGACCTCCAAAAACATGGCCAGAGTGGTAAAAGATGGTGGGGTATGCCTGGCAGTATGTGACTGCCACACCTAACACATCAGCACTTGGAGGCAAGGCTGGTGTTTGCACCATCCCCCTCTTAATTGAAGCAGAGCCTTGCAGGCCAGTTTGGAGCTGGCTCTGATAGCTTCTGCATCTTCTCAGCAGTGTTGCAGAGGCAAGAAGCCATGGAGCTGCACTGACCACCCTTAAATCAGCACATCATCAGTCTTTGAGGGTAGGACAGAGGAGGGATTTGGGGGCCTCTATGTAGTGCTCAGCAAGGACTTACAAGGCATGAGGTGCAGATCCTGAAAGGCTCAGCTCTGCAAAGTGCTGCACTCCCCTGTTATCTGTAGCATACTGCCGCCTTTCTAAGGCACAGGCATGGCTTGGCAGGCAGCTCTCAGATCAGTACTGAACCATCATCCTTTGTTGTTCAGCACTCCTCTCCTACTACTTACCTAGAGCTTTACTGCAGCTAAGGAGTTTTTgccatgtatatatatacacatgggAGTATAAGTACTAATAAGCAATTTCACACCACATCATAGGTGTCTCACAAAATGCCATCCTTCTCTGTTCTGTATTATCTTGACTGGAGTGAAGCATCCACAGGTAATGAAATGTCTGGCCCTCACCTTCTCCAGGTAACCCTTAGCACCTCAAGAGCAAGCTGACTGAATGAACAATCCATATCTCCCATGTAGCAGCAGATGGTGTCAGTATGGAGAAGGTAAAGAATTTTGacatttgcaattaaaatggCTGTTGTACTGATGTGTCTAGAGTCACTGTGCTCCCTGCATGCCTCCCTGCCTTGCACTGCCACAACACACTTTTCTGGGCAAGGACCATTGCTGGATGCTATGTTTGCTGATGTGTGTGTAGGATTGAGCAGGATTCGGCACACTGTGAGCTTGCACTATTGCAAATGATAAATAAGAAGAATGAACTGATTTGGCAAAAAGTGTTCAGGTACAGACTGCCTATCCCCACATCTGGAAACTTCCCCTTGCAGAGGAGTGTGAGGGCTTTACAAGTAGCTGCTCTCTGCTTGCTGGATTTTATGCCCCAGTGTCAATTCCAGCCTACCAGACCCTAAATAGAAGAGGGAGGATCCTTCTACAGTCTTCCAGAATTGGGGAGGGAGAGCCAAGGGACAGTATGGCCAAGGAGGGTGCTCTGGTGTTGGGAACTGAATAATGCATGTGCTGGCAGTGCCACTGCCTAACCTCCCTGCATCCCTGAGACAGGAGGAAGCCAGGAGAGGTGTCCCAAGGGAGGAAGAGGTATCTAAGGCAGAAAAAGTGTCATGCATATCCCTAGGGAAGCTGTCAGAatggctcctggcaggagctggctgtgTGCCTCCTGTGATATTGGACCTCAGAGCTTtgtgctgggagcaggctgTGGGTGTAGGCAGAGTAGGCATCTGTCTGCTGCAGCATCTGTGATAGCCAGTGAATCACAGTCtacctggggagcctgtgctgTCACTGAAACCAAATAGCTGGGCAGAGTTTCATATTGCAGCCAGAGCTCTGGAGAGACAGCTGGGAAACGGCTGTGTGTCAGCTCTCTCGACATTTTGCTGTCAAATGTCAGTGTGCCTGTGCAAAGCTTGTCCTCCCACAGAAGCATCTGCACCATTGTGAAGTGCATGTTGCTCAGCAGGGCTTGTCAACAGATTGGTGCTGGTGCTGGAAGCTGACTCCAAGCGCCATTtcccagaggcagcagagacCTGGTGCTTCAGCAGTGAAGTGTGCTGTCATCATGGTCTGTATCCTCAAAATTATGCTTTTCAAGCAGTTATATTGTGGTGACACTCAAAATATAGCAAAGCCTTATGGAGAGATGTGATCTAAGTGTTACAATCAGCTACAAAGGTAGTAACAAGGGCAGGGGAAGTCTGAATGAGTAGATAGGCACTGGGGGACCAGggccagggtttttttttcccctagtgcTGGGGGGGGTGACAGGATAAATAGGAGCTCCTACTGCTACATGTACCATCAATGGTGTGCAAGGTTCAAAATGGAACGTGAACACTGCCCCAGCTATTGAACACCATTTtcagcatgtgtgtgtgctagacacagagccaggagctgctgttaCCCACGATGGTTCTTGAACAATGTGATCTTGGGAATCCCTGATGTAAAAGATCTCCCAGGAACCAGGATGAGGACAGACCCATTCctttcagcctctgcagcagTGGGAAAGGAGCCAGAGGCTTGTAAGACAGAGGAGTCACTGAAAGGGGAGTAAAGGGTGGTATAGGCATTAGGGAGACTATAGGTTGTGGGGGGGGAATTTAGGGGCGCACGATAGTCCAGCTGGATGTGGTCCAAGTGGACCAGGTGACCTCCCTACTTCAGAGCCTAATCCTGGGTGAAACAACCCAGCAGAAGCAGGCATGAGGGGGTGCGTGCCCCGCCCATGTAGGTCTCATGATGATCTCTGGTACAGTCTACTTCAAGGCTTGTCTGCTCGCTAATGCTGGTGTTCGCATTAACTCTTACATCATTGCTTGTTTACTGTAAATACCAGGTCCATTTCcatctttctaatttttttcctgtgtctgtgAGAAGCACTATTAAATGTGGGAGGAAAGTACTTCTTTtgatcatttttttaaacatattttaattgctATTCTTATGCCATGAAGCTGGAAGAACTGAAGTTCTTGATCTTTCTGTGGAGCTGTCTCATTGCTTACCCTGTTGTTCTGACGTCAGTTATCCCACACTTCTTAATTTCCCTTCTGGGCTCCCATGTGTCTTTGCAGCTCTCCTCCAAATCCATTATCATCCTACAGTCACAAATGCAGGAATAAGGTAGGCAAAGACTCAGATATTGTGAATGTTGCTTTCTGGAGTCTGAAGGTCTGTGGTGGCAGCAGACCAGGAGTCCTGGAGTCCAGAGCAGGATCACAGTATGCAGTGTCAGGGTGAGCACTGAGGATGCCTGTATGAGATATGAGATGTGGATTGCTGACCAAGGGTGTTTGGGACATGGTTTTCAGAACAAGGGATTGATCTATGAGAGCCCTAGTTCACTTTTGAATCCCTCAGAATCATCATGGATCAGCACTGTCTTTTGTGgtttctccctctccttgctGCCTTAGCTGCCCTCCAATGCACTTCTCTGACGTGtagaagggagggaaagagggagagcCCCCTCCAGACTGTCCTGGAGGCACTTGCAGGTTTGACTTCTGGGTTAGATGGGGAAGGAAGAATGAATGTTCTATGCTCTCCCATACCAAATGCTGGTGAACATCTTCCTCTAGCTTTATGACAACCTGCTATTTACTGAACACTGAGGGAGTTGGCCTCTTAGTGACCTGCCTGTACGGCTCCTGGGACTGTGGGCTGTGGCAGCAGTACTGTTGTGAAGTGCAACAGgtaataagaaaagcaaataagtGCTATAGATAATGTGGCAGAGCGTCAGGGAACTGTGAACCAGGCACCCAGGAGCACAAGAGGAACCAGCCTGAGCTGAGGCTTAATCATCAGCAAAAGGCTAGCAGAAGGCAATGTACTGTATGGGACCTATTTAACCTTCAGCAGTAGCTCCCCGTGGCCTCACTGAAGTCATCCACTCCTTTTCACATGAGAGGCCCTTGTGTGCATAAGAAGTCGCATACTTTGGTTTGCTCCCCTGGCACCATTAAAAGAGCTCAGGACCTCATGGGGACTCCTGGAATTTGGAGAAGAATGGTTATTGCTGCTTTCCTGATCCAGTCTGTTCCTGCTTTCCAGTCTCTGCCTGGACTTGTGTCTCTCCAATGTTGCAAGGCCTGGCAGTGCAGTTAAGTGTTTGGTTCTTAAAGGAAAGTTCAAGATACCTAAAGGCAGGCAAAAATATTGAATTCAGTGCGAGAAGATGGACTGCTCTCATCAGAGCACAGCACTTCATTTCAGACCCTGTGCTGTCTGCATGTTTTCCTGTGAGCGTACAGTGCAATCAGCAGTGAGGTCTTCATTTGGCCCAAAGCCTGTGCAGCCCTTTGGCCACTTGAGTGAAATCAGTTAGTCACTTCAGATAAGTTTGAGAGGGGTCAGTTGAAAGCGCAAGTGTTGTCCCAGGAgtctgcagggaggggagacaTGTTTGTCCTTACATTGTGGTGCTTTTCTTGAAGAAGGAGAACTCAGGACCTTGTGCTCAGGTACTTGTGCTGACAAGGACCAGTCTGTTTAGGTCATGAAGTCTTCAGTCAAACCAAGGATGCTTTAGTCACTGCCTTTCCTGAGaggttttcctttgtgtttttgtttctctctagGTATCTGCATTCCCCCATGAGAAGTGTCCTCCCAGCCTCTCATGCGCACCCCTACCTGTCCATGGGTAGCACCGGCTTAACTGATGTCCTGAAGAGCATTCCTCACCATGGATAGTTCACCCAAACTGACTGGGGAGACGCTGATTGTCCATCACATTCCCCTGGTGTATAGCCAGGTCCCTGATAGACAGTGCTGCTCCGTGAGCAAAAGGACCAACCCTTTCTGCCAGCCAGAGCTAGGCATTACACAGACCTCTGCCCTTCTGGACAGAGGCCTTTCACAAACTGACTCCTTGGTGTACAGAAGCTTTCTCCAGGCCTCCAGAACCTCAGCAGAGGCCTCAGACAACAAAGAAGGCAAAGCAAGGGACTTGATTGTCCATAGTGTCAGTAAGCAACACAACTCTTTCCTGCTGAACGAGGGTGAAGATCTCAGCATCTTTGGGGATGACTTGGGTCAAAAATCTTTCCACCTTTACAACTCCCTTGTGGCTGGCAAACCTCCCTTTCATCTGCACAAGCTAGCCTTGCCCCCTTTCCACCTACATGACTCCAACCCCATTGTGAAATCCTGGAACATGGCCAGCCAGTCTGGTGTGGTAGATGGACAAGAGGACAAAATCAGCAGTGATAATGTCCAGAAGAGGAACAATGCAAACCGGTGCCACCAGGCCTCAGAATGCATGGAGCTGGATGAACGCAGCTGCTGTTGTGGCAGCTCCTCCAGCTTCTCTTTTGATGGTGGCAACCAGGAGTGGAACCAGAACACAGGTGAATCACTGAGGAATCAGGACGCCCTGCATAGACAGACATGCAGCTGTTCCAGTTCAGAGCTCCGGCACTGTCGCTGCTGCAGTTCATCAAGTCAGCCTGAAGTGATTGAGCAACAGATGAGCTACATAAGTGACTCTTTCTGCAACAGCTCTGGTGGGATGCTGGTGAACTTCAGTGCTCTCTACAACAAAATGAATGGCCATTCTCAGTCTAACCTGAATTCAGCCAACCTGTCCTGTGACTCTTCCTTCTACAGCCACTCAGATACAGGAGCTTTTTACCTGGATTTGCATTCATCACCCACAGAATCAAAGATGTCTTGTGAAACACATCACCCAGAGAGTTTGGGGAAGGTGCGTGGGTGTCAACACTCCTCCTCACCTGTCCTTGATGCTAACTGTAACTCCTGCCACCTCCACTGTGAGCCTTGCACTTCAGAGAGCTCAGATCTCACTGCCTGCTTCCAAAGCCAAGCACGGCTCGTTGTGGCTACTCAGAATTATTATAAGTTAGTCACATGTGGCTTGTCTTCCCAGTCATCCCCCAGCCCGGCAGGATCTTCCATAACTAGCTGCTCAGAAGACCATACCAAAGgtagcccagcccagcccactGAATACTATCTGTTTAGAAGGCCTGACCTGAGACAAGAAGAAAGCAATGTGGAGTGCAGTGAAGAGGAGGCAAAGGGAGAAGCCACCCAGAACATGATTGAGGGTTGGGTCTATGTGAATTTGCCAACACCTAACCTCAACACAAGCTGGCAGCACTCCAGGAGCTATGATCAGAACCTGGACAGGAGTCCTAGCAGCAGGCTGAGCTCTTTGGAGTGTATGGTGAGCTGTCCGGTCAAGCTGAGTGAAAGTCCAGCAATACCCATCCAGAGTTCCCCCCCAAAGCGAGTGACATCTTTTGCAGAACTGGCtaaaggcaggaaaaagaatGGCACCTCCCCACCGCTCTGGTCCAGTGGTGATTCCTCTTTGGAGTTCTCCCCTATCCCTAAGACACAGCAGGATTGCCCAACCTTCCTTGAAGAAAGAGCTCACCGCAGCCAGAGTCTTCCACCCATGCCCTTTGTCCACAGCCCGAACCCAAGCTGTGAGGGCTTCTGTTTGAAATACCCTTTTGGGGACAGCCAGGCTTTGTGTTCCACCAGAGGCTCAGGCTCCAGTGAGACCATCCCCAGTGGGCATGGGGCAGGTGAGCAagcctctctctccctgctgaTGGAGGCAGATATCAGCTTCTCAGGTAGCTCTGCCAGTGGCCGTGGACAAAGAGATGTTAGAGCCTGAGCAGATGGTAAGGAGCCAAACTAGGAAGAATGGACAATTAAAAAGATAGGCTGCTTTTTGGGACATGAGGGGAGCAACAGAGGAACCTGCATGGCAATGGAAGACCAGTGCCTGTGCAGTTTGTTTCCTGGTCTACCACTCCTTGGGACAAAGCCCTGCT of Phalacrocorax aristotelis chromosome W, bGulAri2.1, whole genome shotgun sequence contains these proteins:
- the LOC142049832 gene encoding AP-4 complex accessory subunit RUSC2-like produces the protein MDSSPKLTGETLIVHHIPLVYSQVPDRQCCSVSKRTNPFCQPELGITQTSALLDRGLSQTDSLVYRSFLQASRTSAEASDNKEGKARDLIVHSVSKQHNSFLLNEGEDLSIFGDDLGQKSFHLYNSLVAGKPPFHLHKLALPPFHLHDSNPIVKSWNMASQSGVVDGQEDKISSDNVQKRNNANRCHQASECMELDERSCCCGSSSSFSFDGGNQEWNQNTGESLRNQDALHRQTCSCSSSELRHCRCCSSSSQPEVIEQQMSYISDSFCNSSGGMLVNFSALYNKMNGHSQSNLNSANLSCDSSFYSHSDTGAFYLDLHSSPTESKMSCETHHPESLGKVRGCQHSSSPVLDANCNSCHLHCEPCTSESSDLTACFQSQARLVVATQNYYKLVTCGLSSQSSPSPAGSSITSCSEDHTKGSPAQPTEYYLFRRPDLRQEESNVECSEEEAKGEATQNMIEGWVYVNLPTPNLNTSWQHSRSYDQNLDRSPSSRLSSLECMVSCPVKLSESPAIPIQSSPPKRVTSFAELAKGRKKNGTSPPLWSSGDSSLEFSPIPKTQQDCPTFLEERAHRSQSLPPMPFVHSPNPSCEGFCLKYPFGDSQALCSTRGSGSSETIPSGHGAGQSMRQLQLTYTDFFPDYFSLAEKPPAEFCLSPDGNTESISIDLLQKKGLVKAINTAVDLIVAHFGTSRDPGVKAKLGNSSVSPNVGHLILKYLCPAVQDILSDGLKAYVLDMIIGQRRNIPWSMVEASTQLGPSTKLLHSLYSNISQYTELTNHTMRFNAFVFGLLNIQSLEFWFNHLYNHEDIILAHYQPVGFLCLSHSVCQPLFEELLLLLQPLSLLPFNLDLLFEHHLMQMCKEQQQQKELLRVKQDLMLSTHSTLQLLQTRGSSEDPYGCSTAPESCKVGTRDEDISPGHSPQQAATERIKGLGASCRDGNKEEERRKVQESMWEGKKDKQAGWWYQLMQSSQIYIEGSNEGSKFIHYEKKAALNAALRSVETRKAPPPCEGVVEGAEAEGTLKERPKAASKPSPEAVEEPLEKPQQVLVGEEVKEWSWPFWMGSPPDSVLTELKHSKEKETGTQQRVGAAAPQEESSISASKGSQPIKWGHLFGSRKVQKEPRQPNRLPSGWLSLDKSMFQLVAQTVRASMWREAAPEPEPPWPEPPEVPPESWTAWGLSAHPPCEVKALCHHIATEAGQLSFNKGDILQIISKVDGDWLQCSLGSEKGLVPIMYITHPEDEGY